The following are from one region of the Paenibacillus sp. KS-LC4 genome:
- a CDS encoding aminoglycoside 6-adenylyltransferase, whose product MVDLYKNLEQRIVSWAGGNEDIQAMYLMGSRARADKPFDEFSDLDIVIYSTNPDYYFETNDWLLNIGEVWTSFMYRTAGGDPEKLVLFDEGLQVDFLFCPNAELERLAAGRQVPQGFKRGVKLLLDKTGKGEKLLPKTAVPDLPPPITEAAFQQVVNQYGFACLYVAKQILRGELWVAGERDHACKQLLLQMLEWHAKAIHGPNYDTWHAGKFIAEWADAAVIADLKQAFGGFDQLASWKALNVSFELFSRLSLETAQVHHYDYPHSLYGNIKAWLQARQLVKNK is encoded by the coding sequence ATGGTGGATTTATACAAAAACCTGGAGCAGCGAATCGTTAGCTGGGCTGGTGGGAACGAAGACATACAAGCGATGTATCTCATGGGATCGCGGGCAAGAGCGGATAAACCATTTGATGAATTTTCCGATTTGGATATCGTCATTTATTCGACCAATCCGGACTATTATTTTGAAACTAATGATTGGCTGCTGAACATCGGGGAAGTTTGGACGAGCTTCATGTACCGAACGGCAGGAGGAGATCCTGAGAAATTAGTACTTTTTGACGAGGGGTTGCAGGTGGATTTCTTGTTTTGTCCTAATGCTGAGCTAGAGCGCTTGGCGGCTGGCAGGCAAGTGCCGCAAGGCTTTAAGCGCGGGGTGAAGCTGCTGCTGGACAAGACGGGCAAAGGGGAAAAATTGCTTCCAAAAACAGCTGTCCCTGACCTGCCGCCACCGATTACAGAAGCGGCCTTCCAGCAGGTCGTTAACCAATATGGGTTTGCCTGCTTGTATGTGGCGAAGCAGATTTTGCGCGGAGAATTATGGGTCGCTGGCGAAAGGGATCATGCTTGCAAGCAACTGCTGCTGCAAATGCTGGAGTGGCATGCCAAGGCGATTCATGGCCCCAATTATGACACCTGGCATGCGGGCAAGTTTATTGCAGAATGGGCAGATGCTGCGGTTATAGCGGACTTAAAGCAAGCGTTCGGAGGCTTTGATCAGCTTGCTAGCTGGAAAGCCTTGAACGTTTCCTTTGAATTATTCAGCCGTCTGTCCTTGGAGACAGCGCAGGTTCATCATTATGATTACCCGCATAGCTTGTATGGCAATATTAAAGCTTGGCTGCAAGCGAGACAACTGGTGAAAAACAAGTAG
- a CDS encoding M20 family metallo-hydrolase, whose protein sequence is MRPLQAKDNRHHIQAERLHQRIMALAEIGKIGTTGVCRLALSPEDRAGVELVKGWMEEAGMSTRIDPFGNLIGVYKGRDEQAPVLMLGSHIDSQPYGGRFDGVIGVLGAIEAVQTMAERGIRPEMNIEVVAFCDEEGCRFNKGLFGARGMTGKLEEGELARADKNGVTRREALLQFGCDPAQYDRYSFEEGRIRAFLELHIEQGPVLEMKKEPIGIVSGISGPVWWTVEMTGFAGHAGSVPMAMRRDAMVGCAKVIVALDELARREPGAPTVGTVGSVAVFPDSRNIIPEQVSFTVDFRDIELERRNELERELRAVIEQVSLEHGLAYAIREDTNSEPRYCADWLKTILHREAAGMGLTPPELMSGPFHDSLTMSYVCDYSMIFVRCKEGISHNPREYAAPEDIVLGAELLYRAAVQIVEGKE, encoded by the coding sequence ATGAGGCCGCTTCAGGCTAAGGACAATAGGCATCATATTCAGGCGGAGCGGCTGCATCAGCGGATTATGGCACTGGCGGAAATCGGCAAGATCGGCACGACAGGCGTCTGCCGGCTCGCATTATCTCCGGAGGACCGCGCTGGAGTAGAGCTCGTAAAGGGCTGGATGGAGGAGGCGGGCATGTCGACGCGAATCGATCCTTTTGGCAACCTGATCGGAGTATATAAGGGACGGGATGAGCAGGCGCCCGTACTTATGCTGGGCTCGCATATTGATTCGCAGCCTTATGGGGGCCGCTTCGACGGAGTTATTGGCGTCCTCGGCGCGATTGAGGCGGTACAGACGATGGCGGAGCGCGGTATTCGCCCAGAGATGAATATAGAGGTCGTCGCCTTTTGCGATGAAGAGGGCTGCCGCTTCAATAAAGGCCTGTTTGGGGCAAGGGGAATGACCGGAAAGCTGGAGGAGGGGGAGCTTGCGCGAGCCGATAAAAACGGCGTTACCCGCAGGGAAGCACTGCTGCAGTTCGGCTGCGATCCAGCGCAATATGACCGCTATTCCTTTGAAGAGGGAAGAATTAGAGCTTTTCTGGAGCTTCATATCGAGCAGGGCCCGGTGCTGGAGATGAAAAAGGAGCCGATCGGCATCGTCAGCGGCATATCCGGCCCCGTCTGGTGGACGGTCGAAATGACTGGCTTTGCCGGTCATGCCGGCTCCGTGCCGATGGCGATGCGCCGCGATGCAATGGTCGGCTGCGCCAAGGTGATTGTCGCGCTGGATGAGCTGGCGCGGCGCGAGCCGGGTGCGCCGACAGTCGGCACCGTCGGCTCGGTCGCTGTTTTCCCGGATTCCCGCAACATTATACCGGAGCAGGTCAGCTTTACTGTGGATTTCCGGGACATTGAGCTGGAACGGAGAAACGAGCTGGAGCGGGAGCTGCGAGCGGTAATCGAGCAGGTCAGCCTGGAGCATGGGCTCGCGTATGCGATACGCGAGGATACAAACAGCGAGCCGAGATATTGCGCGGATTGGCTGAAAACGATTTTGCATCGCGAGGCCGCGGGTATGGGTCTTACGCCGCCGGAGCTGATGAGCGGGCCGTTTCATGATTCGCTCACGATGTCTTATGTGTGCGATTACAGCATGATTTTTGTCCGCTGCAAGGAAGGGATTAGCCATAATCCGCGAGAGTATGCCGCACCGGAGGATATTGTGCTTGGAGCGGAGCTGCTGTACCGCGCAGCTGTTCAGATTGTCGAGGGGAAGGAGTGA
- a CDS encoding aminotransferase, with amino-acid sequence MDNHEAMDEDAKQEAKQAAKQEAKQEARQEAKQAATQASELKETLLEKDRAYLWHHITPHNDHPMIVVSGEGSWIKDVDGNRYLDGMSGLWCVNVGHGRREIAEAAAAQMTTLAYSPLIQSHAPGIELAAKLNDWLEGEYRIFFSNSGSDANEVAFKIARQAFHQRGKATKHKFISRHRAYHGNSMGALGATGQAQRKLKYEPLGVGFSHVPPPYCYRCPFGQTSGACELQCAKAYEDAIIWEGPDSVAGIIVEPVITGGGMLVPPDSYLPKLREICDKHDVLLIVDEVICGFGRSGRKFGHHHFGVRPDIVTMAKGLTSAYSPLSATAVSAELYESFKEAWPDSHFRHVNTFGGNPVSCAIALKNLEIIEREGLVERSALIGRRMRGRMKPLLWHPNVGEIRSFGSAVGIELVEDKETKTPAAAALVAGVIADCKARGLLIGKNGDTVPGFANILTLSPPLSSTDEDVSFITDTLLAVFGVAGDTSEEGMRHEAASG; translated from the coding sequence ATGGATAATCACGAAGCAATGGATGAGGATGCCAAGCAAGAAGCCAAGCAGGCAGCCAAGCAAGAAGCCAAGCAAGAAGCCAGGCAGGAAGCCAAGCAGGCAGCCACGCAGGCAAGCGAGCTTAAGGAAACGCTGCTGGAAAAGGATCGAGCGTACCTGTGGCATCATATTACTCCCCATAATGATCATCCGATGATTGTAGTGTCAGGGGAGGGCAGCTGGATCAAGGATGTGGACGGCAATCGCTATTTGGACGGCATGTCAGGGTTGTGGTGCGTCAATGTAGGACATGGGCGCAGGGAAATTGCCGAGGCTGCTGCTGCGCAAATGACGACACTTGCTTATTCGCCGCTCATTCAATCCCATGCCCCGGGCATTGAGCTGGCGGCAAAGCTGAACGACTGGCTGGAGGGGGAGTACCGCATTTTCTTCTCCAACTCAGGATCTGATGCCAATGAGGTTGCGTTCAAAATCGCCCGCCAAGCCTTTCATCAACGTGGAAAGGCGACCAAGCACAAGTTTATTTCGCGCCACCGCGCTTATCACGGCAACTCAATGGGGGCGCTAGGCGCAACGGGGCAGGCACAAAGGAAGCTGAAATACGAGCCGCTAGGGGTAGGCTTCTCCCATGTGCCGCCACCTTATTGCTATCGCTGCCCTTTCGGCCAAACTAGCGGAGCCTGCGAGCTGCAATGCGCCAAAGCCTATGAGGATGCGATCATCTGGGAGGGGCCGGACTCCGTCGCCGGCATTATTGTTGAGCCCGTCATTACCGGGGGCGGCATGCTCGTGCCGCCGGACAGCTACCTGCCGAAGCTGCGCGAGATTTGTGATAAGCATGATGTGCTGCTCATCGTCGATGAGGTCATCTGCGGCTTCGGCCGTTCAGGGCGAAAATTCGGCCATCATCATTTTGGGGTAAGGCCTGATATCGTTACGATGGCGAAGGGGCTGACGAGCGCCTACTCCCCATTGTCGGCAACGGCGGTGTCCGCCGAGCTGTATGAAAGCTTCAAGGAAGCCTGGCCGGACAGCCACTTCCGCCATGTAAATACGTTTGGCGGCAACCCGGTGTCCTGTGCCATTGCGCTGAAAAATCTGGAGATTATTGAGCGCGAAGGGCTTGTTGAGCGTTCAGCTCTCATTGGCAGGCGCATGCGAGGCCGAATGAAGCCGCTGCTGTGGCATCCGAATGTCGGAGAAATTCGGAGCTTCGGCTCCGCCGTAGGCATCGAGCTGGTCGAGGATAAGGAGACGAAGACGCCTGCCGCTGCTGCGCTTGTTGCGGGCGTGATTGCGGATTGCAAGGCACGAGGCCTGCTTATTGGCAAAAACGGAGATACCGTCCCGGGCTTTGCGAATATTTTGACGCTTAGTCCGCCGCTTTCTTCGACGGATGAGGATGTCTCTTTTATTACGGATACGCTGCTGGCCGTTTTCGGAGTCGCAGGCGATACGTCAGAGGAGGGGATGCGGCATGAGGCCGCTTCAGGCTAA
- a CDS encoding GNAT family N-acetyltransferase, whose product MELQIINELNSADKKAVLDKLISFNRKHFPKELSERYQEINLILKKDDGVVYGGLLGEVCWNWLEVHILYVDEELRKLGYGSKLLEEAERLAKESKCDFIKLDTLSFQALDFYKKHGYEVYGMIDNAGGHQHYYLKKDL is encoded by the coding sequence ATGGAGCTCCAAATTATCAATGAATTGAATTCAGCCGATAAGAAAGCTGTGCTAGATAAGCTAATTTCCTTTAATAGGAAGCACTTTCCGAAAGAATTAAGCGAAAGATACCAAGAGATTAATTTGATTTTAAAGAAGGATGATGGTGTCGTATATGGCGGGCTTCTAGGCGAGGTGTGCTGGAACTGGCTGGAGGTACACATTTTGTATGTAGATGAGGAGCTGCGCAAGCTCGGATATGGGTCGAAGCTTCTGGAAGAAGCGGAAAGACTCGCCAAAGAGAGTAAATGCGATTTCATTAAGCTGGATACGTTAAGCTTCCAAGCGTTGGATTTTTATAAGAAGCATGGCTATGAGGTGTATGGAATGATAGACAACGCCGGGGGCCATCAGCATTATTATTTGAAAAAGGATCTTTAG
- the hydA gene encoding dihydropyrimidinase — protein MAKLIRNGIIVTAADTYQADVLIEGDTIKAIGTELEAAGRAIGAEIIDASGKYLFPGGIDPHTHLDMPFGGTVTADDFETGTMAAAFGGTTTIIDFCLTDKGKPLADSIQRWHAKSAGKSVIDYGFHLMIGEINEAVLAELPDIVHTEGITSFKVFMAYKNVFQADDGTLYRTMLTASELGAMVMVHAENGDVIDYLIAKALAEGHTEPIYHALTRPSMLEGEATGRAAKLAGLTGARLYVVHVTCEEAVKAIAEAREQGFDVWGETCPQYLLLDQSYLALPEFEGAKYVWSPPLREARHQDVLWNALRTGGLQTIGSDQCSFNFSGQKELGRDDFSKIPNGGPVIEDRFSLLYSEGVAKGRLTLNQFVDLVSTRSAKLFGLFPRKGTIAVGSDADIVIFDPAVQRVISEATHHMNVDYNPFEGMAVAGAPVSVLSRGEFVIRDQAFVGRAGAGQYVKRAPYKQPLQGELPAAPDIEVSTSSK, from the coding sequence ATGGCGAAGCTGATTCGAAATGGGATAATCGTAACTGCTGCGGATACGTATCAGGCGGATGTACTGATTGAAGGAGACACGATTAAGGCTATCGGGACGGAGCTGGAGGCTGCTGGCAGGGCTATCGGCGCGGAAATCATTGATGCGTCTGGAAAATATTTATTTCCCGGCGGCATAGATCCGCATACGCATCTGGATATGCCGTTCGGCGGAACCGTGACGGCGGATGATTTTGAGACGGGGACGATGGCTGCCGCATTTGGCGGAACGACGACGATTATTGATTTTTGCCTGACGGATAAAGGAAAGCCGCTGGCCGATTCGATTCAGAGGTGGCATGCCAAATCAGCCGGCAAGTCGGTAATCGACTACGGCTTCCATCTCATGATTGGCGAAATCAACGAGGCGGTACTGGCTGAGCTGCCGGACATCGTCCACACGGAGGGTATTACGTCGTTCAAGGTATTTATGGCCTACAAAAATGTGTTCCAAGCCGATGATGGCACGCTCTATCGTACGATGCTGACCGCAAGCGAGCTGGGAGCGATGGTAATGGTTCATGCCGAGAACGGCGATGTCATCGACTATCTCATTGCCAAGGCATTGGCGGAGGGACATACGGAGCCGATTTATCATGCGCTGACCCGCCCATCAATGCTGGAGGGAGAGGCGACGGGAAGAGCAGCGAAGCTTGCGGGCTTGACTGGGGCGAGGCTGTACGTCGTGCATGTCACCTGCGAGGAGGCGGTAAAAGCTATTGCTGAGGCGAGGGAGCAGGGCTTTGACGTCTGGGGAGAAACCTGTCCGCAATATTTGCTGCTTGATCAATCGTATTTGGCGCTGCCGGAGTTCGAGGGAGCGAAGTACGTATGGTCGCCGCCGCTGCGCGAGGCTCGGCATCAGGATGTCTTATGGAATGCGCTGCGTACGGGCGGGCTGCAAACGATTGGCTCGGACCAATGCTCCTTTAATTTCAGCGGACAAAAAGAGCTCGGACGCGATGATTTCAGCAAAATTCCGAATGGTGGCCCCGTCATCGAAGACCGCTTCTCGCTGCTTTATTCCGAAGGCGTGGCGAAAGGGCGATTAACGCTGAATCAGTTTGTCGATCTCGTTTCGACGCGCAGTGCGAAGCTGTTCGGGCTGTTTCCACGCAAGGGCACAATTGCGGTAGGGAGCGATGCCGACATCGTGATTTTTGATCCTGCCGTCCAGAGGGTGATTTCGGAAGCGACGCATCATATGAATGTGGACTATAATCCGTTTGAGGGAATGGCTGTAGCCGGAGCTCCGGTCAGTGTGCTGTCGCGCGGCGAGTTCGTCATTCGCGATCAGGCCTTTGTCGGAAGAGCAGGCGCCGGACAATATGTGAAGCGCGCACCTTACAAACAGCCCTTGCAGGGGGAGCTGCCAGCCGCACCTGATATAGAAGTCAGCACAAGCAGCAAATAG
- a CDS encoding NAD(P)-dependent oxidoreductase, translating into MGIAFISEQSLRRNFAEVKAGMKRKEAVDESNRCLYCYDAPCITACPTGINIPSFIKKIASGNMKGSARAIMDANPVGATCSRVCPTEELCEGACVLNHSSTPIRIGDLQRYATDWAIHKEQQLFTAGKSNGKRVAIIGGGPAGLSAARELARLGFAVTVFEAKEQAGGLDTYGIVSFRLPQEISLWEVEQVRQLGVDIRTNTRVGVDVSIEQLRRENDAIVMAIGMSKVPSLGIEGETLDGVFDAIDFVESTKTAVRTDMAGKRVAVIGAGNTAIDAATCSVRLGAMNVKIVYRRSAAEMTAYAFEYDFAKQDGVEFQWLTAPARIIGNAKGHVTGLECLRMELEEAEEGRARPVPIPGSAFKLEVDVVILAIGQTRHLPLIEQLGIAHKRGIVKVDESSYRTSDPQIFAAGDVIFGEGQGEAMVVSAAQQGKKAAYAIYKQLIQQQEELA; encoded by the coding sequence ATGGGCATCGCTTTTATATCGGAGCAATCGCTCCGGCGCAATTTTGCCGAGGTGAAGGCAGGCATGAAACGGAAGGAAGCGGTCGACGAATCGAATCGCTGTCTGTATTGCTATGACGCGCCGTGTATTACGGCCTGCCCAACCGGTATCAATATCCCTTCTTTTATTAAAAAGATCGCTTCCGGCAATATGAAAGGCTCCGCCAGAGCGATTATGGATGCGAATCCGGTCGGTGCGACCTGCTCGCGCGTATGTCCAACCGAGGAGCTGTGCGAGGGCGCATGCGTGCTGAATCATTCCTCCACGCCGATTCGGATTGGCGATTTGCAGCGCTATGCTACGGATTGGGCCATTCACAAGGAGCAGCAGCTGTTCACGGCCGGGAAGAGCAATGGCAAGCGGGTCGCGATTATTGGCGGCGGACCGGCAGGGCTGTCTGCGGCAAGAGAGCTGGCGCGACTCGGCTTCGCCGTGACTGTGTTTGAGGCGAAGGAGCAGGCGGGCGGTCTGGATACGTACGGCATCGTTTCCTTCCGGCTGCCGCAGGAAATCTCGCTCTGGGAGGTTGAGCAAGTACGGCAGCTGGGCGTAGACATTCGGACGAATACAAGGGTAGGAGTGGATGTAAGCATTGAGCAGCTGCGCCGCGAAAATGATGCCATCGTGATGGCGATTGGCATGTCGAAGGTACCGTCGCTCGGCATTGAAGGGGAGACGCTGGACGGCGTATTTGATGCCATTGATTTTGTGGAGTCGACCAAAACGGCTGTGCGTACTGATATGGCGGGCAAGCGCGTAGCTGTAATCGGCGCGGGCAATACGGCCATTGATGCGGCCACCTGCTCGGTGCGTCTGGGCGCGATGAATGTGAAAATCGTCTATCGCCGCAGCGCCGCCGAGATGACGGCTTATGCGTTTGAATATGATTTCGCCAAGCAGGATGGCGTCGAATTTCAATGGCTGACGGCGCCAGCTCGCATTATCGGCAATGCCAAGGGGCATGTGACGGGGCTGGAATGCCTCAGGATGGAGCTGGAGGAAGCAGAGGAAGGGCGTGCTCGCCCGGTGCCGATTCCCGGCTCAGCGTTCAAGCTGGAGGTGGACGTCGTTATTTTGGCTATTGGACAAACGCGTCATCTACCGCTGATAGAGCAGCTTGGCATCGCGCATAAGCGCGGCATTGTGAAGGTGGACGAAAGCAGCTATCGAACGTCCGACCCGCAAATTTTTGCCGCCGGGGACGTTATTTTTGGCGAGGGTCAAGGAGAGGCGATGGTCGTCTCGGCCGCCCAGCAGGGCAAGAAGGCAGCTTATGCCATTTACAAACAGCTCATTCAGCAGCAAGAGGAGCTGGCATGA
- a CDS encoding SDR family oxidoreductase, with protein sequence MASMKNKIAIVTGASRSTGIGTAICRALAGSGIDIFFTHWQAFDELEGNGLDQGWPEQLQVELERLGVRASHMEADFSNPDMPSLIMNEVERTLGNPSILINNAAYCAPTNFRTLDLSLLEQHYVVNNRTTMLLSTEFAKRFEQNQPAGTNGRIIFMVSKGPDADNLAYTATKGALIALIEPLAVGLAPLQITVNGFDPGPTDSGWMDDEMKAGFLPLFPMGRIGLPEDAAKTIRFLASDDAQWITGQVIRSEGGFLGK encoded by the coding sequence ATAGCTTCAATGAAAAATAAAATTGCCATCGTGACAGGCGCAAGCCGCTCCACGGGCATTGGAACAGCGATCTGCCGCGCGCTTGCGGGCAGTGGAATAGATATCTTTTTTACCCATTGGCAGGCGTTTGATGAGTTGGAGGGTAACGGTCTGGATCAGGGTTGGCCGGAGCAATTGCAAGTTGAATTGGAACGTTTAGGTGTAAGGGCAAGCCATATGGAGGCTGATTTTTCCAATCCAGATATGCCCTCTCTCATTATGAATGAGGTAGAGCGGACGCTGGGAAATCCCTCGATATTAATTAATAATGCGGCTTATTGTGCGCCGACTAATTTTCGGACGCTGGATCTGTCACTGCTTGAGCAGCATTATGTGGTGAACAACCGTACAACGATGCTGCTTAGTACCGAGTTCGCAAAGCGTTTCGAGCAAAACCAACCAGCAGGAACGAACGGAAGAATCATATTTATGGTGTCTAAAGGGCCGGATGCGGACAATCTCGCCTATACGGCTACGAAAGGCGCTTTAATCGCTCTCATCGAGCCGCTTGCAGTAGGGCTTGCTCCCTTGCAAATAACGGTCAATGGCTTCGATCCGGGGCCGACTGATTCGGGCTGGATGGATGATGAGATGAAAGCCGGCTTCCTGCCGCTGTTCCCAATGGGAAGAATTGGCCTGCCGGAGGATGCGGCGAAGACGATCCGTTTTCTAGCCAGCGACGACGCACAGTGGATTACGGGGCAGGTCATTAGATCCGAAGGTGGATTTTTAGGTAAGTAA
- the preA gene encoding NAD-dependent dihydropyrimidine dehydrogenase subunit PreA, which translates to MADLRINLAGITSPNPFWLASAPPTNTGYQVQRAFEAGWGGAVWKTLGNPIINTSSRFAAVHFNGQRVAGFNNIELITDRPLEVNLKEIYETKKRFPNHAVIASLMVEPSREKWHEIVKKVEAVGVDGLELNFGCPHGMAERGMGAASGQQPDLVEAQTMWAKEAAQTPVIVKLTPNITDITATAKAATRGGADAISLINTINSLAGVDLDSWLTIPHVGGKGAHGGYCGPAVKPIALNMVAECARNPQVNIPISGIGGISNWRDAVEFMLMGATGVQVCTAAMHHGFSIVEDMIDGLNHYLDDKGLSSAMELIGKSVPRYSDWGDLDLNYQVVARIHEEECIVCNKCHIACEDTSHQCIERHTDEGGRAYLKVREEDCVGCNLCSIVCPVEGAISMIEVPSSAMPMSWNERQAAIAGLGGGDGNAKSSAREAV; encoded by the coding sequence ATGGCAGATTTGAGGATCAATCTAGCGGGTATAACATCTCCGAATCCTTTCTGGCTGGCATCTGCGCCGCCTACCAATACGGGCTATCAGGTGCAGCGCGCATTCGAGGCAGGCTGGGGCGGCGCTGTGTGGAAGACGCTGGGCAATCCCATCATCAATACGTCCTCGCGCTTTGCCGCTGTTCATTTTAACGGGCAGCGGGTTGCGGGCTTCAACAATATTGAGCTCATTACGGATCGTCCGCTGGAGGTCAACCTAAAGGAAATCTATGAGACGAAAAAAAGATTCCCGAATCATGCAGTCATCGCTTCGCTGATGGTCGAGCCAAGCCGCGAAAAATGGCATGAAATTGTCAAAAAGGTTGAGGCGGTCGGCGTAGATGGCCTTGAGCTGAACTTCGGCTGTCCGCATGGAATGGCGGAGCGCGGCATGGGTGCGGCCTCCGGGCAGCAGCCGGATTTGGTCGAAGCACAGACGATGTGGGCGAAGGAGGCGGCGCAGACGCCGGTTATCGTGAAGCTGACTCCGAACATTACCGATATTACGGCAACGGCAAAGGCGGCGACGCGGGGCGGAGCGGACGCGATTTCTCTAATTAACACGATTAACTCGCTCGCTGGCGTTGATCTGGATTCTTGGCTCACGATCCCGCATGTGGGCGGCAAAGGTGCGCATGGGGGTTATTGCGGCCCTGCCGTGAAGCCGATTGCGCTGAATATGGTCGCGGAATGCGCTCGTAATCCGCAGGTAAACATCCCCATTTCGGGAATCGGCGGCATTTCCAATTGGCGCGATGCGGTCGAATTTATGCTGATGGGCGCGACGGGGGTTCAAGTGTGCACGGCAGCGATGCATCACGGCTTCAGCATCGTCGAGGATATGATTGACGGCTTGAACCATTATCTGGACGACAAGGGACTGTCGTCGGCGATGGAGCTGATCGGCAAATCGGTACCCCGTTATTCGGACTGGGGCGATCTCGATTTGAATTACCAAGTCGTTGCTCGCATTCATGAGGAAGAATGTATCGTATGCAACAAATGCCATATCGCCTGCGAGGATACCTCGCATCAATGCATTGAGCGGCATACGGACGAGGGCGGGCGCGCCTATTTGAAAGTAAGGGAAGAGGACTGTGTCGGCTGTAATTTGTGCTCCATTGTTTGTCCGGTCGAAGGTGCAATCTCGATGATAGAGGTGCCGTCTTCCGCAATGCCGATGTCCTGGAACGAGCGTCAGGCAGCGATTGCAGGCTTGGGCGGCGGCGATGGAAATGCCAAATCAAGCGCGAGAGAGGCGGTGTAG